The Macaca thibetana thibetana isolate TM-01 chromosome 5, ASM2454274v1, whole genome shotgun sequence genomic sequence TGGCTATCATTCAGGCCACAGAGGTAGGTGAACCTTCACCCAAAGTCTGATTCTGATGTCAAGACTGATGTAGCTACACATGCACTAAAAAGATATGACAGGGTTTATTACTCACATAATGAGGCTTTCTGCAGAGAGCGGGGTAGCCTCCCAAACAGATCCAGAGACAACTTGAGAGAATAGAGAAAGCAGACTTGTTCAGCTTTTATTGTAGTTAGGGGATGGGTATAGGGTGAGGGTCCTTGCTTACAGACCTAGCATTTTATAGTTCACACTCCCTATTGGCAACAAAGGAGGGATCACCCAAGTTTTCTTATCAGCTTGCCCAGGTAAAGGGAAAGGGTGGTGGGGGCATTTGAAAGCCGACAGCAGTCCAACATCATAATGGAATCAGACAACTGTAGAAAATATGGGAGATATAGAAATCAAAATGCAGAAATTATAATCTTTGGTAATCATCcaatacagatacatatatatatgtatattttatacttgtGTTGTCATCTATTTGCATTATTCCTGGTAATTTTAAAGTCCTAGATGTAATAAATTTATTCACTCTTTATTATGAACTACTCTTTATGATGAACCATCCTAAGTCTCACATTGTGTGTGctgaaccaaaaaagaaaaaaggctattTCTGTTGTGAATCTtctggataaaataaaattgccttaTAGGCGTTCCTCTTTTAAATTTCAAGCTATGTAAAATTATCCATAGTAATGTTTAACAGATAGCACTAGTTTCAATGTATTAACCAAATGACAATAGAACTTCTGTCCATGTCATCTTAGTCTGGAGCCAGAGAATCAACATCAGTCAGCCAGACAAAACCACATACTACAATGATCTGAAGGGTTTGTATTCTTCTTAGCCTTATTGATTGCCCATTTTAATACAGagttattaattttctttcatgtttcaatcttttttttgtttcatatatcacctttttttttcttgctaggCTGAATCTGGGTCAAATTGACTCTAGAGGACTCTAAATATAATCCAGCTTTAAGAAATGACTTTTTACCTCTTCGTGGAAAAGATTACTCAAAGAGGAGATATTTGAAACTTCCTTTgtccagaaaatgaaaattattttttaaaaagcatgatttTTCTGATGGCACAAATATAAGCTATATGaatgaaatacttatttttacattttaggggCAAAATACATTAATTGGaccagaaaaaattttaaacctatTCTAACTGtattataaagatttaaaaagtgaaaatataaactTGACATGCACATATTCTAGTATCAACACTAATAGGCTTGCAGCGGGCCAGATAAAGCTCATAGATATGCTATACAATGAAAATGCTGCCATAGCTCTTCTGGCAACATGGCGGGTGGAGAAGCTGGAGTGACTCTGGGGCAGCCGCATCTTTCGCGTCAGGATCTCACCACGTTGGATGTTACCAAGTTGACGCCACTTTCACACGAAGTTATCAGCAGGCAAGCCACAATTAATATAGGTACAATTGGTCATGTAGCTCATGGGAAATCCACAGTTGTCAAAGCTATTTCTGGAGTTCACACCGTCAGGTTCAAAAATGAACTAGAAAGAAATATTACAATCAAGCTTGGATATGCTAATGCTAAGATTTATAAACTTGATGACCCAAGTTGCCCTCGGCCAGAATGTTATAGATCTTGTGGGAGCAGTACACCTGATGAGTTTCCTACAGACATTGCAGGGACCAAAGGGAACTTCAAATTAGTCAGACATGTTTCCTTTGTTGACTGTCCTGGCCATGATATTTTGATGGCTACTATGCTGAATGGTGCAGCAGTGATGGATGCAGCTCTTCTGTTGATAGCTGGTAATGAATCTTGTCCTCAGCCTCAGACGTCTGAACACCTGGCTGCTATAGAGATCAAGAAACTGAAGCATATTTtgattctacaaaataaaattgatttggtAAAAGAAAGTCAGGCTAAAGAACAATACGAGCAGATCCTTGCATTTGTCCAAGGTACAGTAGCAGAGGGAGCTCCCATTATTCCAATTTCAGCTCAGCTGAAATACGATATTGAAGTtgtttgtgagtacatagtaaaGAAAATTCCAGTACCCCCAAGAGACTTTACTTCAGAGCCCCGGCTTATTGTTATTAGATCTTTTGATGTCAACAAACCTGGCTGTGAAGTTGATGACCTTAAGGGAGGTGTAGCTGGTGGTAGTATCCTAAAAGGAGTATTAAAGGTGGGCCAGGAGATAGAAGTAAGACCTGGTATTGTTTCCAAAGATAGTGAAGGAAAACTCATGTGTAAACCAATCTTTTCCAAAATTGTATCACTTTTTGCAGAGCATAATGATCTGCAATATGCTGCTCCAGGCGGTCTTATTGGAGTTGGAACAAAAATTGACCCCACTTTGTGCCGGGCTGACAGAATGGTGGGACAAGTACTTGGTGCAGTCGGAGCTTTACCTGAgatattcacagaattggaaatttCCTATTTCCTGCTTAGACGGCTTCTAGGTGTACGCACTGAAGGAGACAAGAAAGCAGCAAAGGTTCAAAAGCTGTCTAAGAATGAAGTGCTCATGGTGAACATAGGATCCCTGTCGACAGGAGGGAGAGTTAGTGCTGTCAAGGCCGATTTGGGTAAAATTGTTTTGACCAATCCAGTGTGCACAGAGGTAGGAGAAAAAATTGCCCTTAGCCGAAGAGTTGAAAAACACTGGCGTTTAATTGGTTGGGGTCAGATAAGAAGAGGAGTGACAATCAAGCCAACAGTAGATGATGACTGAAGAATACCGGTTAAATAATACATTCAGATGGAGTTGGAAGTTGGAATTTCTCTTAACAACCAAGGGGtttattttcaaagcaatatTGGGGAATTGATTTCACAGTTCATTACCTTAGTAGGTAACTGTAAggttattctctttttttttggttatgaAAATTTAGGGACTACAGTGAATATAAAAATTGGCATAATATTGGATTGAATCTACATTTTGGCAGAAGTCAAGCGTTCCCACATAATGTCAAAATTATACATCAtgcagttttggtttttttgtttgttttattttcttttgtttttgagtctggctctgtcacccaggctggagtgcagtggcgtgatctgcaacctccacctcccgggttcaagtgattctcctgcctcagcctcccgaggagctgagattacaggtgcgtgccaccacacctagctaatttttgtattattagtagagacggggtttcggcatgttggccaggccagtctctcctgacctcagggtgatcagcccacctcggcctcacaaagtgctgcggttacaggcgtgagccaccttgcccagcccacaTCATACAGTTTGAAATGAAACTTTGCCACAACCAGCCTTTGCTGTAGTACACACATATATCACTGAACCTGcttgaaataaagtttttttttctttttcaaaaaaaaaaaaaaaagaaaatgctgccaTAAAATTACAGTATTTATGTATGCATTCACTCACAATGTGGCTTGATTGTCTAGAACACAATGATCATAATGCTGACTAATATAGGTCCTGATGCAAGAAGATTTCACTCGAGTGGGGATAACAGACAATTAAGAATTGAATGCAATGTAGTGTGGTAAATATCAGGACAGAACAAACCAGAACTGAACTATTAGGTTTCCCGAAGGAATCATCATTCAGTAGTATTTTTCCTTTAGGGATGTCATGTTGGCtcttcttaacctctctgagcctcagttttctaattttttaaaaatatcagtttgcttatacagatttttttggtaacgattaaattttaaaatatgtggagCACCTAGCACAATGCTATCTGTAGTAAGTACTTGGTGAATAGTAGATATTCTTATTAGTAGTACTTAAAGTCATGATCATTTTACAGccatgtatctttttaaaaaattttattttaggtttgggtatacatgtgaaggtttgttacatagggaaacgtgtgtcatgggagtttgttttacatattattacatcacccaagtattaagctcagtacccaatagttgtcttttctgtttgtcttcatcctcccaccctcccacctcaagcGCACCCCAgtctctgttgtttccttctttgtgctcgtaagttcttatcattcagctcccacttaaaggtgagaacatgtgatatttggttttttgttcctgtgttagtttgctaaggatgatagcctccagctccatccacattcctgcaaaagacatgctcttatttttttttttatgtctgaataatatttcatggtgtatatataccacatttaaaaaatctgatctgccattgatgggcatttaggttgattccatgcctttgctattgtgaacagtgttacCAGCATGCATCTTAAAAAGACTTCAGAAATATTGTCTTAAAATTGGTAAGAGTCAAATACCATTTAATTATGATTTAGTTATGTAACTTACTTTCTTACTCCAAACCTTGAGTGGTTTCCTATTTTTTTGTACAATGAAGGCcatattactttttcttattttgaggcCCTCGATAATCTGTCATCTAGCTCCCTTTTTCAATGAGGTCTTCATGGACTTCATCAGCTATTCCTCTTGCATGCCCTGTACTTGTCTGCTTTCATTCCTCCATGCTTATTCTGTAACAATAATAGAGACTAATATTTACTGTGTACTTATATAAAAGGCACTGTGTAACACACTTTACATGAATCATTGTCTTTAATCCCAACAACAAGCCTATGATTTAATCTTTCTAACTgtcatttacaaatgagaaactggCATAAGTCATACAACTAATGAGACGGTGTTAGAATTCTGACGATCACTTTGCACTGCCAATTCTTAACCTTTGCATTCTTCTGCCTTCACCCAACCAATCTCATGAGATCCTCTCAGCCTTCATGGTGTTCTTGAAACTTTATCTATAGAGATCTTCCCTAGTCATCTGAGCTAAAGTTAACGTTTACTTCCCAAGTATACCTAGACCTTAAATTTAAACCACTCTTACGGAATGTCTACTACATTCTGCTTTCTATTCCTGTTCTTTATGTGAATATCTCCTGAATGCCATTATAGACAACCTAAGAGTGGGTGTAAAGACCAAACAATGTGCTTTACACTTCAGAGACACTCAATGGATGCTTATGGACTTAAATTGAATTCGACTGAAACTGTTCTGGAAATATTTTGGTATCCATGCTAAAGTGTCTTTGATGAGTGTGGACTTAGCAGACAGAGACTTTGTAGAATCTAAAGGTGATGTGGCACCCTTTATATTAAGGATAACACTTACACTTAATAAGTGAGTTTCTACAATGTAGCGGATGATTCAGTGGTCACAGTGCTCTTAGTAGCACTGTTCTGGTTTCAATCACCCACATACGAACCATTCCATTTTCCTTGCTAACTAGACTACACTGCTAGACTGTGTACACTGCTACACATGCTTGTCTTGACTACCACAAATGCCCAATTCTTAGAACTGTGCCTGAATAGAGTAAATGCTCAACTCATATGGATGTGGTTGACGTTAGTTGAATGTTGAACTACCCTAAAGTTTTTGAGAAGCAAACGGACCATCGGTTAATAAGGCAAATGCTGAATCAAGCAAAGATGATTAGATATCTAAAATATGCCATTTAATTGGTAACTTTCCCTTTCAAGCTGGCATAGTAGATTACTTTAATTCACAAGATAtatattcagttttgtttttgtgctATTGCCAAATGTAAAAGCAAACCAGAATGGAACGTATTCATTTATTTGCCTGTTTGTAATAACTCTAATTTTATGACTGTAACTTTCTCCTTGCCTGTCTCCTATCTATTATCTTTTGCGTAGTTTCTAGAGCTAGCCTCTCAGTGTAAATCCTTATCTGAAACCCACACTTCACCACCAGCTTCCTTTGGAGTGAGCATGGCAGCACCATTTCTCGTTGTGGAACTGACAGAATCCTAAGAGATAACCAGCTGCATCAGCCACTTCCCATGATTTATAAAAATAGGCTTTTGACCAGGACTCTGCCAGGAGCCCAAAATTACTTTGTGAGGGCACAACAGTAATAagtcattttaatgtatttcctaATAAAAATGAGGAGTTTCTGTTATAAAGAAAATGTCTGTACTGGAAAATCCCTTTCTGAGCTCTAGAAGTAGCATGATTTTCTCTCTTGAAAAACAATAATGCTGTGATTTAAAATTCCATTCTCCTGATGGAGTGATTACTGTTATCTGCTTGTTGGGGAAGGCTTCACCACCTTGTCTTAAGCTTGAGTGGGAGAAGAAACAAGGGAAGGCAAACGGTCAACAAAAAAGAACGAAAGACCCATTTCTGGTCTAAGAATccttgttctcttttttcttgttatcTTAAAGATTTTGTGGATGTTCATAAATAAGCAGAGGTACTAAATATTTCACAAAGTAGATTAATATAATGAATT encodes the following:
- the LOC126955106 gene encoding eukaryotic translation initiation factor 2 subunit 3-like, yielding MAGGEAGVTLGQPHLSRQDLTTLDVTKLTPLSHEVISRQATINIGTIGHVAHGKSTVVKAISGVHTVRFKNELERNITIKLGYANAKIYKLDDPSCPRPECYRSCGSSTPDEFPTDIAGTKGNFKLVRHVSFVDCPGHDILMATMLNGAAVMDAALLLIAGNESCPQPQTSEHLAAIEIKKLKHILILQNKIDLVKESQAKEQYEQILAFVQGTVAEGAPIIPISAQLKYDIEVVCEYIVKKIPVPPRDFTSEPRLIVIRSFDVNKPGCEVDDLKGGVAGGSILKGVLKVGQEIEVRPGIVSKDSEGKLMCKPIFSKIVSLFAEHNDLQYAAPGGLIGVGTKIDPTLCRADRMVGQVLGAVGALPEIFTELEISYFLLRRLLGVRTEGDKKAAKVQKLSKNEVLMVNIGSLSTGGRVSAVKADLGKIVLTNPVCTEVGEKIALSRRVEKHWRLIGWGQIRRGVTIKPTVDDD